The Armatimonadota bacterium DNA window CAGGTGGCAGTGGGCTTTAATGAAGCAAAACATGCGGAAAATGTCCAGGGCCGCCACTATGTGGACAGGCAGATACGCGGGGTCGTCACGTGGGGTATATCGGATTGCTGGGAGGTATATGGGTCATATTACAATGATCTGTTTACGCTTCCTCCAGGCGTAGAGCCTCAGTTGGACAACCAATCGTTTACCACCTTCGGGTTCAAATACAGGATTATGCAGGAGGACACTCACTACTGGTTTCCGACTCTTGCAGTCGGAGTCCGTGATATTGCCGACAACGAGAATGATGTAGGCCCGCTTGAGGGCGTTCATAACGGCCGGAAGCTGTTTATACTGGCAAGCAAAAAGATGCTCAAAAACGAAGAACTGGGCCGGTTTATGGACGTGCACGCCGGTGTGACGTTTGATTCACAAACAACAGCTGCACTCCTGGGATTTGAACTGACTCTATCTCCGAGCGCCAGCTTGATCGCCGAAAGCATGTGGGACTCGCCTTTTATTAACTACCGTGAATATAGCAGAAATGATGTCGCGGGCAAATATGTATTCGACGTTGGAATGCGCGTTTACCCTGAGCTTGTGCCCGGACTCGTACTTGATACGGGATTTGTCGGCGATGGTGAATTCGAGTTTTCGTTTGGTGTAAGTTTTGTGATGGGGTTTTAGCCCCGGCATCGACTGCCGGGGCAGCATTTTCGAGATCAGTCAGAAAGTCTCTTCGTCTTCATAAGCCATTTCAGACTCCGCAGTATACATATCGGGATCTGTGTCAAACTCTTCCTTGCACTCCTCGCTGCAAAAACAATAGTGTTTTCCACGAAAATCAGAGCAGACGGCAGCGTGCTCCTCGGCCACTACCATGCCGCATACCGGATCGACTGGCATTTGGTCACCTCCAAGATAAGTTTTGCGTATGAGCAGGATTCCCATTGCAACCAGGGTTAAAACGCCGACACGAATCGGCAACTGCTATGCGCATGGAATGGGTAAAAAAAGGATGATTGAAGTTCACATTGAAAGTGAAGTGATCAGTAATGAATACGACTCACGAGGGTGAAATATCCGGGGCGGACTGGTGGTTTTTCTTAACCCTGGGAATTCTAGTGATCGTGCTGGGCATCCTGGCAATCGGCGTGCCGTTCGTAAGCACTCTGGCCGTAGCTTACACGCTGGGGCTTATTCTAATAGTTGGTGGAGTCGCGCATGCGATTCATGCATTTAAGACCAAGGGTGAAGGCGGCTTCGTACTGAAGCTGATTACCGCGCTCGTATATATTGCAGCGGGGGTGTTCCTGCTGGCATATCCGCTTGCGGGAGCAGTGATATTAACATTGGTGCTCGCTATTTTCTGGAGCGTGGCGGGCATCGTCAAAATAATCAACTCCCTACAACTCAGGCACAGACCCAACTGGGGATGGATGCTCTTCAACGGCATCGTGACATTGATCCTGGGGCTTATCGTCTGGAGCATGTGGCCAGTAGCAAGCCTGTGGGTCCTGGGACTGTTTGTCGGGATCGACCTGATAGTGGCGGGTTGGACGGTAATAAGTCTTTCATTCGCCGCACATGGGGGATTTTTTACCCCTATGTATCGACCGACTTAACGATAAGTTGGGGTGGCCCGCAAACCACCCCAACTTATTTAGTATTGAGTATTTGATATTGATTATTTGGATGTGGGTGTGACGCCGAGTTTTTTAAACTGCGCCACAATGTCTTCCTTCGAGATTGTGCCGACATGCCGAAATACCTGCTTATCGTTCTGGAATATCAACTGCACAGGGATAGATGACACATTGTACTTCTGGGCGATGTCCTTATTCTGATCGACGTCTATCGCCACAAACTCCACTTTGTCCTTATACTCCTTTTCCAGAGCTTTGATAATCGGCTTCATGCTCTGGCATGGACCACACCACTGGGCGCCCAGCTCCATAAACTTTACCGTGGGAGCCGGCGGCGTTTCCGGTTTTGCCGTTGTGGACTGCG harbors:
- a CDS encoding YjbH domain-containing protein; translation: MRGSFCITAAMLLASPAMAGPCMHQIITTSWLGLSGLYMIPTARTLKSGQVAVGFNEAKHAENVQGRHYVDRQIRGVVTWGISDCWEVYGSYYNDLFTLPPGVEPQLDNQSFTTFGFKYRIMQEDTHYWFPTLAVGVRDIADNENDVGPLEGVHNGRKLFILASKKMLKNEELGRFMDVHAGVTFDSQTTAALLGFELTLSPSASLIAESMWDSPFINYREYSRNDVAGKYVFDVGMRVYPELVPGLVLDTGFVGDGEFEFSFGVSFVMGF
- a CDS encoding YHS domain-containing protein, which produces MPVDPVCGMVVAEEHAAVCSDFRGKHYCFCSEECKEEFDTDPDMYTAESEMAYEDEETF
- a CDS encoding HdeD family acid-resistance protein — translated: MNTTHEGEISGADWWFFLTLGILVIVLGILAIGVPFVSTLAVAYTLGLILIVGGVAHAIHAFKTKGEGGFVLKLITALVYIAAGVFLLAYPLAGAVILTLVLAIFWSVAGIVKIINSLQLRHRPNWGWMLFNGIVTLILGLIVWSMWPVASLWVLGLFVGIDLIVAGWTVISLSFAAHGGFFTPMYRPT
- a CDS encoding thioredoxin domain-containing protein, with protein sequence MTKQQRTILTIVVSLIVVAAAVAGGILAIQGSKTGEKAHMAKTPSCPSTAPAQVPPTKPAQPGAGPVQQSVPAAETTTQPGAQSTTAKPETPPAPTVKFMELGAQWCGPCQSMKPIIKALEKEYKDKVEFVAIDVDQNKDIAQKYNVSSIPVQLIFQNDKQVFRHVGTISKEDIVAQFKKLGVTPTSK